Within Anolis sagrei isolate rAnoSag1 chromosome X, rAnoSag1.mat, whole genome shotgun sequence, the genomic segment ctatctatctatctatctatctatctatcgtttaaaagcaatgcttttgggtttggaaagattagcggTTTACAAGAAAAGTTGCCCTAaatatcctaaatatcttggtgtcaccttagatcgaacagtAGCATAtaggaagcactgcttgaacaccaagcactaactagctgcacgcaataacatcctacggaaacttactggcagcacatggggtgcagacccaaaattaataagaacatcagccctggccttgtcttactcaacggCCGAGTAtgtctgccctgtttggcataagtctgcccatgcaaagcaggtgaacatagcattgaacaaaacatgcagaatgctcacaggatgtcttaaacctacacagGTTGACAAACTCTataacagtgtttttcaacctggggatcgggatcccttgggggagggggtcacgaaggtgtgtcaaaggggttgccaaagaccatcagaaaatacagtattttttgttggtcattggggttctgtgtgggaactttggcccacttctatcattggtggggttcaggatgctcctTGATtgaaggcgaactataaatcccagcaagtacagctcccaaatgtcaaagtctattttccccaaaccccatcagttttcacatttgggcatattgagtatccgtgccaactttggtccagatccatcattgtttgagcccacagtactctctggatataggcgaactacaattcccaaactcaacgtcaatgcccagcaaacccttccagtattttttgttggtcatgggagttctgtgtgccaactttggttcaattccattgttggtggggttcagaatgctctttgtttgcaggttaactgtaaatcccagcaactacaactcccaaatgacaaaatcaatccccccgccaaccccatcatagaatcatagaatcaaagagttggaagagacctcatgggccatccagtccaaccccattctgccaagaagcaggaatattgcattcaaatcacccctgacagagggctatccagcccgtttaaaagcttccaaagaaggagcctccaccacactccggggcagagagttccactgctgaacggctctcacagtcaggaagttcttcctcatgttcagatggaatctcctctcttgtagtttgaagccattgttctgcgtcctagtctccaaggaagcagaaaacaagcttgctccctcctccctgtggcttcctctcacatatttatacatggctatcatatctcctctcagccttctcttcttcaggctaaacatgcccagctccttaagccgctcctcatagggcttgttctccagacccttgatcattttagtcgtcctcctctggacacactccagtttgtcaatatctctcttgaattgtggtgcccagaattggacacaatattccaggtgtggtctaaccagagcagaatagaggggtagcattacttccctagatctagacactatgctcctattgatgtaggccaaaatcccattggctttttttttgccgccacatcacattgttggctcatgtttagcttgttgtccacgaggactccaagatctttttcacacgtactgctctctttgcatttcgtttttcctgccaaagtggagtatcttgcatttgtcactgttaaacttcattttgttagttttggcccatctctctaatcagtattcaaatttgggcataccggtatttgagccaaatttgctccagtgagtgaaagtacatcctgcagatcattatttacatggcgattcataatgttagggttatggttgggggtcaccacaacatgaggaactgtattaaggcatcgtagcattaggaaggttgagaaccactgctctacatgctatctggcatccccccccccccaaatgtgcaacgggaagttgctgctaaatgtgagagaaataaggttgaacactgtgaaagccacccactacatggctaccagcttcctcccagtagactcaagtcaaggaaaagctttatgagaactaccacacCTCTtggcatccctctgggcagctaaaccaggaaaccccaactggatggcctcccacgagtgtcttcctccaggggtaaaccaagaatgggcaacctggaagtccctgaacagactcagaagtggagtgggcaaaacaaaagacaacctggcaaaatggcactacctaaaagaatcccacaccttgtgtgactgtggagcagaacaaacaactctgcatctgtatgcttgaccattatgctctgcctcatgtacagaggaagagttattggaggctatagacaatgccattgctgttgcccgtttttggtcaaagaatatttagccgcctgcactccttctatttttgtcagttttatactaatttatgcaatgcttttgatgcgaaataaataaatctatctatctatccgtctatccatccatccacccacccttccttccttcgtttcctcCATCTTGTGATCACCTCTTGTTTGGATGGAgatgatctacactgtcaaatgaatgctgtttgacgacacagagaagccattgaaatccacaagcatgtgaaccatttcaagagaaaggaagaaaccatgaaaatgaacaaaatttggccaccagtattaaaaaaaaactctgaaatcataaccgcaaataaagaataaaactccaaaacaggggaaatccagacaagaaacaatcagggccagctaatcacctcccaacaaaggattcccccagacagtaagaagccagaccttgaaactgccaggccattaaatgctaatcaaggaggccaattgaAACAGTAAAACCtaccacagacaagagttctttctcccaccatggacattccacagatattggtaaatgtaaaggttttcccctgatattaagtccagttgtgtctgactctgggggtttgcgctcatctccatttctaagtcgaagagctggcgttgtccatatacACTATCAAGGTAATGTAgctagccagcatgactgcatggagcgcccttaccttcctgctggagcgctACCTACtcccacttgcatgtttttgaactgctaggttggcagaagctggggctaacaacgggagctcaccccactccctggatttgaaccagcaaactTTTCGCAGCaactcaacggtttaacccactgtgccacagacatataaacccgattttcctagttttcaacacacctcacaacctctgaggatgcctgccacagatgcaggcaaaacatcaggagagaatgcttccggaacatagccatacggcctggaaaactcacagcaacccagtgattccagccatgaaagccttcgacaatagtttgacaatactttgccacagctcaatgctataggacaCTTGTAAAACTATGACTCTCATGCTTTTCTATTAAAGTGGTCACAGACTGCATTCATTCGCAATGTAGATGcattggaggagggagcaaagcaGGCCCTTAAGTCactctctccccgccccccctTGCAAAATATATGCTCATTCTCctggagcctccccccccccttgcattCCAGACACCGGCCCCTTGGCCTGTAGGGAAACATCTGGCAAACATCTGGCTCTGCGGAGAGGAAGCCAGGGCTATTTTTATCAGGCTGCTCTGGGGGAGGATGGAGGGATGGGGgccaggaagaggagggagagaaagaaagacgaaAGGAAGAAAGGCCTTTGCAGGAGGAACCCCTGGTCTGCGTCAGTCCCCCCACTCTGGAAAGCAACAGTAGTGACATCAAAGGATATCAAGACAAAGGGGCCCCTCAAAAAGGAGGATCAAGCATTGGGAATTTTGTTTTCCTGGATAGGAAGCCACTTCTTTGGATGCAGTGCCAAATTCAGTTACGGCTCTTCTGACCCCCACCATCtgaaaaccaaaaagaaaaaccccactaccttccttccttccctccctcctttcctcttcccttcttttctctttccctcttctttcctttctttccctcttccctcttttactcttcccttcctttctttcccccttccttcccttccttttgttcctttcccttccttccttcccttcctctttccctcttccttccttctctccttttattaccctttcttccttccctcctttcctcttcccttcctctttcccccttcctttcttttccttttctctttccttccttccatccctttccttcctttccctttccttccttctctccttttctcttcccttcctttctctatccccttctttccttccctcctttccttgtcccttccttccatccctttccttcctttcccttccctctttccttcctctcctcctttcctcttcccttcctctctttcctccttctttccctccctctttccttccttccccttccctttctttcctctttcttccctcttcccttcctctttcccctttccttccttttctctttccttccttccttctctcctttcctcttcccctacttccatccctttccttccttctctccttttctcttcccttcctttctctattcccttctttcctcgtcccttccttccatccctttccttcctttcccttccctctttccttcctctcctcctttcctcttctcttcctttctctttcctccttctttccctccctctttccttccttccccttcttcccttcttctctttcccccttccttccccatccctctttccttccttcccttcctctctccccccccctcacaATTCCAGCTTACTACTAGATTTTCCTGCCAATATTTTTTCCTGGTAAGCTAAATGATGCTATCCATGAGTGCAaaggcaagccacactctctcagcctcagacagAGGCCGaggcaaaccttgccaagaaatccctgcCATGCATTCGCCTTCGAGTCGCCATAACCTGGAAATGACTAgaaagcacccaacaacaacaacaacaagagcaattGTGTTTGCAGctctgaaaaagaagaaaaaaccttCCAGTAAAAATTAGGATTGTACTTAATGAAAAAGCTTTGGTCCAAGACCCTTTGGCATTGGAGAAGAGGGGCTCAAAAGCCTTCAGAAATACTATCCTCCCCCCTTCAAGATGCTTCCGCCTTGAAGAAAGGGAGTTAATTCCTTCCCTTAATTGCAAAGCAGACTCTTAAGCATTTGATGCAAAGCTCCAGGAAGATTTCAGGGGAGGAAGGAATATGTTTTTCTAGTATTTCTCTTTACTTTTGGCCTCTCTTCCCTAGCAAAAAGGACACCCATCATTCCCACCTTGAGCAACACTCTCTGCAAATAGGTTCTCCAGGGAAAGTGATTTTGGGGAAGGCAGGAAGCcaagcttttctctctcttttggctTCCTTTTGTGACCTCCCGCCTTTGCAAGATTAAGTCCGAGGGAatttggagaaagagagagaaggagggcctGGGAAAGGCCTTATTTTCCCACAGAAGGGTGAGGAGGGTTCCCAGAAACAAAGGGCTATGAATGGGGTGAAccgaggcacccccccccccaataaccaCAGCAAAGGAAATATTAAAGGAAACATTGAAGGCAATATTGAAGAAAATATTAggggaaatattaaaataaatattaaaggaaATATAAGAGAAAACATtaaatgaaatattaaaataaatattaaagtaaatataagagaaaacattaaatgaaatattaaaagaaatattAAGAGGAAATGTTAGAGGAAAtcttaaaagaaaatattagaattttttttaaaggaaatagtaaaataaatgttaaacaaaaaaaccaaagaaaaattaaagaaaatgttaaaggaaatactaaaagaaaatattagagaaatattaaataaaaaaaattaaagaaaatagtaaaagaaatattaaaggaaatgttaagaggaaattttaaaagaaaatattaaaagaaatattcaaaaaatattaaaagaaatgttaaacaaaaattaaagaaaaaaattaaaggcaATGTTCAAGAAAATATTAAAGGAAGTATTAAAAGAAATATTAAGTGGAAACATTAGAGGAAATCCTAAAAGAAAATATTAGAGGAAAtatgaaagaaaaaatgaaaagcaatatTAAAGAAAATATTAAAGGAAATATCAAAAGAAATGTTAAAGGAAATATGAAAGGAAACATTAGAGGAAAtcttaaaagaaaatattagaaaaaatttaaagaaaatagtaaaataaatgtgaaacaaaaaaaccaaagaaaaattaaaggcaatattaaagaaaatgttaaaggaaatactaaaagaaaatattagagaaatattaaagaaaaaattaaagaaaatagtaaaagaaatgttaagaggaaacagaggaaattttaaaagaatatattaaaagaaatattcaaaaaaatattaaaagaaatgttaaacaaaaattaaagaaaaaaaattaaaggcaaTATTCAAGAAAATATTAAAGGAAGTATTAAAAGAAATATTAAGTGGAAACATTAGAGGAAATCCTAAAAGAAAATATTAGAGGaaatatgaaagaaaaaaattaaaagcaatattaAAGGAAATATCAAAAGAAATATTAAAGGAAATATGAAAGGAAACATTAGaggaaattttaaaagaaaatattagaggaaatattaaagaaaaaattGGGAGCAATATTAAAGAAAATATTAAAGGAAATATCAAAAGAAATATGAAAGGAAACATTAGAGGAAAtcttaaaagaaaatattagaggaaaatattaaagaaaaagttaaagaaaatattaaaagaaatattaaataacaataaaaaattgaaagcaatattgaagaaaatattaaaggaaatattaaaagaaatagtAAAGGAAATATTAAGAGGAAACACTAGAGGAAATCTTAAAAGAAATCTTAGAGgaaatattaaagaaaacatTAAAAGAAATGTTAAACAAAGATTTGAaggaaatattaaagaaaatattaaaagaaatattAGAGGAAATATTAAagtaaatattaaagaaaatattaaaataaatattaaagaaaatattaaaagaaatattgaaggaaatatggaagaaaaatctcagtttttttggggaggggggttgtatgGAGCAGGAAGGGGAGACTTGGATGTGGAAGAATGCAAATATATCCTTGACATGCATTCCATTGCAAGTCTCTCTCTCAAAAAATCCACTCATAGTTCATGTTCTCGAACATTTTGCATTGGTCAGGTAGCTCTGTCGCAGTCAAGAAGGCCAGAAGGGACCAATGAGGAAGAACAAACCAGCAAAGAGAGcatacagcagtttgcttttgcttgactCCAATGGAAAAAGGactcaaacaaaaacaaactctcCCCATTCACAACTCCTTTGAACCCGGTTTGCGGCCACTGGGGTCAGCTGGGGATAAAGCAGGGAACTGGAAAGAGAGCAACTGGGACTTTTTCAAAGCAGCTGCAAACGTTGCATAGCCAAAGGATTATTTTGGTCAAATCAGGAGGGTTGGAGAGCATAGTTATCTGGGGATGCCCCTTGGCTCCTTCCCTGTTTGAAGAGTTTGTGCGGAAAGTCAGCTGAAAGGCCAAACGGCAAAACATAACAAACTGGAATGACTCTTGTTTTTATATGCATGTATAAAAAGAATAAGGCACACTTATACACGATGGATTATTATTTTCCTGGTGTAAACCACAAGATACCTGAAGGCAATGAGAAAAtataaagcccccccccctccaaaaatccCTTCTCCAAATGGGTGGCATCTGGGCACAGAAAGAAACCCACTTAAGGGACAAATTGGAGTAAAAGAAGCTATGGGTCAATTCTGCCAACTGCCCACTTGCTTTGCCCAGGATCCCAATGTATTTTGTGGTCCACAAAGCAGTTGGGGTCATAGCACCATTTCCTTGCAAGGTTTGCTCTCCACGGATGAGGCACCGCTTGGCACCGCTTTAGCATTGGCTACCCGCTCTCCAAGAGTTTTAACTGGGTGCTGGTCACTTAATGAGTTTGAATATTGTGGGTCCTTTGGCCACTTGAGCATTGTGTCCATTGTTGCAAACAAACTTTTCTGCTTTCTCCGCAAAATAACAACACTTTGAGAGTTTTAACTAGGCGCTGGTCACTTAATGAGTTCGAATATCGTTGAGCTTTTTGCTGCTTGCGTCTATTGTGGCAAGTAGAACAACTGAATCattgaataatagagttggaagagaccccaagaggtcAACCACTCCAACCcctttttgccaggcaggaaaagcaccatccaagccctcccaaaagGGGTCCATCCAGCTTCATACGTAGATATTCACGGGTTTGTGAAGAAATAAGGCTGTAGAATCAAAggcttctagagttggaagagaccccaagggccatccagtccaacctgcttctTCTATGCAGGAAAAGtataatcaaagtacccccaaaaGATGACCACCAGCctcttttaaaagcctccaaggaagaagccccCAATGgacactgaggcagagagttccactgttgaacagctctaagaagttctttctaattttcaggtgggatctccttctctgtcatttgaacccatggaatcactgagtcctagtctccagggcagcagaaaacaagcctactccctcttctttaggacagcctttcaaatatgtaaaccgATCACTTTGCCTTTGACTTTTCATAAAATCAGCAACCCTTGAGTTGCTATCTGGCTAATATTTGGGACGTGGGTACAAAACCGCCCCCCAAAACCAAAACGAAGAGAGGGATGCTGTGCAGACACGAGCCCACCCATCCATTTGTCTATTGGAGGTCAATAGTAGTGGACCCTCCCAAGGGTCCCAGTGCCAGAGCCCAAGATGTCTGGCTGTCCATTGCGCCAGATCTCCCTCAGGATCCGCTCCCGCTCCTCCAGCCGCTGAGCCCTTTCCAGTTCCTCGGCAGAAGCGAAAACATTGACGGTCGTCCCGTCTGGAGGGGTTGCCTGAGGCTCTGAGGGAAGCTCCGTCAAGGCTAGCACCGGTTGGGACGACTCAGCGTCAAcggtgtcctcctcctcttcctcttcctcctcctcatcgtctTCTTCATCGTCTTCCTCACTTAAGTCCTGCAGCTGCTTCTTCCTGGGCCTGGGAGGAAGGGCCTGGGGCTGCCAGGAGATGTGGATGACCAGCAGGCAAAGGGTCAAGACCAGACCAAAACAGACGCCCAGGACGAAGTAGAGGCCAAAGCTTTCGGGGTGGTCTACGGGGACAGAGAGGAagctgatgatgatggtgataataaataagtaaataaataaataacactatatggcatgatttttgttcctggataatcaatgtcatttcccaattggatctatcataaaaacatggggaaagttgattaaactatcaaaactttgtttttgcaggagggatatcctgcagaacattttgctgtagtttttcaatgactatcccatagagcagtagttctcaacctggggtccccagatgtttttggcctacaactcccagaaatcccagccagtttaccagctgttagggtttctgggagttgaaggccaaaaacatttgggaaccccaggttgagaaccactgctatagagtctcaaccaattcaacctagtttgttgcagccacaaaaacaaagtttctggagtagaacaactactttcaaagtaaggagtgtaaaattaaacaggaaataacactttcaaaccaggaacagattttttaaaattttgttacagAGTGTAacattgtaacaacaacaacaacaacaacaacaagattagtacatagcaaacaagatcactatgctgacttttgtatttgaccacatgtcggacactttacacagtgctagacacttgggaagtgtccgacgtgtaatcaaatacaaaatccagcattgtgatcttgtttgctgtgtactaatcttgttgtgtatcaaataataataataataataataataataataataataatgatgatgatgatgatgtaatcaAATAcagaatccagcatatagatctcgtttgctgtggcatactgtgtttttgtggcagtaaaataataataataataataataataataataataataataataatgtaattattcACCCCCCTCCTTGTGACTTGAGACAgggtacaacatcattaaaacaaagagataaaactctgttaaaataataatataataataaaactttgtttctAGATCGCacatctctccccaaagggacttaggacggtttacagcacaaaaacaggtaaacattcaatgccttacaaagtaaCAGGCAACATcagaaataatacaaaagaatatacaataaagcaatacaagtttattgctattattgtatattctttggaAAGAATTGAAAGTTGAGATGGGGAATAAACCTATTAGACAATAAACTTGGGTGTGTAGACATTAAACATATATTATTAGAAACAGTTAGACATGAGTTGCATATGAAATGGCTAACACAGAAttctttttcgtgtcagaagtgactcgaggaactccaagtcgcttctggtgtgagagaattggccgtcttcaaggacgttgcccagcggatgcccagatgtttttgatattttaccatctgtgtgggaggcttctctcatgtccccgcatgagaagctaaagttgacagagggagctcatcctcgctcTCCCCCAGATTccaacctccgacctgtcagccttcagtcctgctggcacaagggtttaacccattgtgttacCGGGGGCGCCAATGCAGAATTAAAATGCAGGCTAAAATTCCCTGAGATGGCCAGAAATGGAGCCAGGAGGCAGATCGTGGCTGAAGGAAGGGGCAGGGAATGGACACTCTTAGAAAGTGGTGGACCCCACCTTTCAATGCCTTTCTACgaaggttggatgggcatcttccaGGAGTGTGAATTCCTGCCTGGCCTGGCAGAATGGGTCTGGACTAGATGctctttgggggacccttccactTTGCTCTTGGACACACCTCCTTTGGAAGGGCATCTTCTAGGAGTAAGTATTCCTCCCTGGGAGAAATGGGCtgggctagatgccctttgggggacccttccaatcACTCTTGGACCCACCTCCTTTGGATGGGCATCTTCTAGGAGTAAGTATTCCTCCCTGGGAGAAATGGGCtgggctagatgccctttgggagaCCCTTCCAATCACTCTTGGACCCGCCTCCTTTGGATGGGCATCTTCTAGGAGTAAGTATTCCTCCCTGGGAGAAATGGGCTGGGCTCGATGCCCTTTGGGAGACCCTTCCAATTACTCTTGGACCCACCTCCTTTGGATGGGCACTTCTAGGAGTAAGTATTCCTCCCTGGGAGAAATGGGCTGGGCTAGATGCCCTCTGGGAGACCCTTCCAATCACTCTTGGACCCGCCTCCTTTGGATGGACATCTTCTAGGAGTAAGTATTCCTTTCTGGGAGAAATGGGCTGGGCTCGATGCCCTTTGAGGGACGCTTCCAATTTGCTGTTGGACACACCTCCTTTGGATGGGCATCTTCCATGAGTAAGTATTCTTCTCTGGCAGAAATggactggactagatgccctttgggagaCCCTTCCCACTCTAGATGCCAAGGAGAGCGCAGGAaaactcctcctttggaggccttTCAATAGGGCTCAGATGGCATCCAAGTCTGGAAAAACAAATATTCCATCTACTGCAGAAGGAGAATTGCTGCTGACCAGCTGTGAAAATGCTTAAATCTGATATTTTGGGGATGCGAGAAGGAAATATACACAAAATAAGGAAAGGAGTCATAGGAGAGGAATGGTGGCTTTTGCTTGGATTTCAGGTGCCAGAATGCAGAGTACAGCATTGACTCAAGTCTCAtgcgccattgaatctaatgcacacctcaatacGATTACTGTATTCTGCGAATCTAATGTGCATCCTAATTTTTGCAAGGTAATTTCGCCCAaagaaaggtgagcattagagtAAATAGGGTATGACACCAGGAGGACGAATGGACTCAAGCTTGGTACCCAAATGGATAAGGCCTTGTGCATTGTGTGCTCGGTTGTCGCTCTTCCCAGATGAGCACCCACCTCGAATATGCGCATAGGCGGCAATGCTGTTGCTGAGAAGTTCCATCTCCCGTGGTTGCGTCTCCATCCTGTGGCTCCCTTCCGAGGCACCTGCAAGAAGGAAGGAACCATCATAACCACCTCCATCACTCCAACATCCAAGGTCTCCCAAACCACACTTTCTCAAATTCTTCCAAGTGTCTTGGAGTTTGTTTCCCCAAATCCCTTGATCATTACCCAAGGCAGCCAGgaactgaagcccaaaacacctgcaggactAGGGTTTGGGGATCACTATGTTGGAGAATGAACAACTTGCCATACTTCTCCCTGTCTGTGTTTATGACCCTGATTCCCATTTGCATTCTCCATttggtggaacacatctcaccacactaaaacagtagatgtggctctgaatgagacatgccgcattatcacagggtgtctgcaccctacaccactggagaaattacactgtctagccggtattgcaccacctgacatccgccgggaagtagcagccaatagtgaaagtaccaaggcagagacatctccagctcatcccctgtttgggtatcagccagcacgtcaacgacttaaatctagacatagttttctaagatctacagagacactcgctggaacacctcagcaagcgagagtccaaaagtggcaggctcaaacccagcacctcaaccaatggctgataccaaatgagagactccctcctgggcacacagaagactgggcgacttggaaggcactgaacagactgcgcgctggcaccacgagat encodes:
- the EVA1B gene encoding protein eva-1 homolog B, which translates into the protein METQPREMELLSNSIAAYAHIRDHPESFGLYFVLGVCFGLVLTLCLLVIHISWQPQALPPRPRKKQLQDLSEEDDEEDDEEEEEEEEEDTVDAESSQPVLALTELPSEPQATPPDGTTVNVFASAEELERAQRLEERERILREIWRNGQPDILGSGTGTLGRVHYY